The Pedobacter frigiditerrae genomic sequence TGTTTGGTTCCATTACTAATACTCGAAAATAATTTACTAGCAGCCCAATCTGGATAATAATGTCCATTTTTAACTAGATGATTTAATGCATCTGCCAATACTGTAGGGTGTACATTTTTTAGCAAATACCCTTTAGCACCACTTTTAATCATCTTTATTAGGCTGTTTTCATCATCTTGCATGCTTAAAGCCATAATTAAAACATCGGGATAGGTTTCTTTAAGCCAAGCTGCAGTTTCAAAACCATCCATTATTGGCATGCTAATATCTAACAATACCACATCGGGAACATTTCTAGGATGTTTACATTTTTCTTGCAAATCCTTGCCATTCTCGCATTCGTAAAGCACTTCAAATTGCTCAAAATTTGCTAAAATGGCACTTAATGCCTTTGCAATTAAAATATGATCATCAACAATTACAATACGAGTTTTCATTTTATATCGAAATTTCAATGGTTAATTTTGTTCCATCCCCTTCTTTACTTTCCATATAATAACTACCGCCAATTAAAGCTATTCTTTTTTTTATGTTGCTTAAACCAATACCTTTTTCCGCCAGTTTTTCAGCATTAAAACCTTTACCATCATCATTTAAAGTTAATGTTAATTGCTTGCCGTTTTTAACTAAAGTTGCCGAAATTGTTTTACAAGAAGCATGTTTAATGCTATTTTGGATAAACTCTTGCACAACTCTTAATAATAAGCTTTTAGCTTGATAATTTAATGGTATCGATTCAAAATCGACCTTCAAATTAAGTTTGTATTTTTTTAAGACTTCAATTTTAGCAAACTCTTCTTTCAATAAAATAGAAATGTCGTTTGTGTCAATATGATCATCGGTTAAAGATTTAGATAAGTGCCTTAACTCTGACAAAGCATCATTTATAAGCTCTCCAATTCCAGTAATTTTATTACTTATCGGTAAAGCTTCATTTTCGAAAGCTAATTGTTGGGTATATAAACTCGCTAGCGTAAGTTTCTGACCTACATTGTCATGTATTTCTCGACCAATGTGTTGCATGGTTTGGGTTTGTATTTCTATTTGTGTAGCTAACAATTCTTTTTGATGTAAGACATGTTGCTGCTGTAATTGAGTAATACTTTCTTTTTTTTTGTTTTTATATTGAATAACAAAGGAAATAGCTGCCACAATAAATGCAACCAAAAAAACATTGAATAAAATGATAACTAATAGATATTCGGTTTGCCCCATATAAAAGCTGCAGTAAATAATAAGTACATCAAATGATTGGCGATCAGGAAAAAGGTATAATAATTACTCCATAAGTTAGATTCGTTTAACAATAAATTATAAAATGAAAAAAACGGTAGGGTCCCTACATAAAGTAGCATAATGCCAATATTTATGTAAAACATATAATTGGTATGGAATAAAAGTATTTTTTCTGATTTTATTTGCTTAAAAATTTCTAAAATAACTAAAAACATCAATAACACCGTACCAACAGTATAACTTAAAGACAGCATCATGCCTGGCTTATGTATAATGGTGAAATAAGGTAAAAAAGAAATGCAAAATAAACCTGTAATAATCCAAAATAATTTTTGTCTTTTTAAAGATTTTACAGCGTAAAGCCAGTAAAAGAACACAAATTCAATAGGGATAACAAAAAAATCATAGTAGGTACTTATATAGGAGGGATAATTCTTTAATCCCCATTTAGCAAATGCCTCCATCAAAAAGATAGCACAACAGTAAACCATAAACCATTTCCAATAACTTTTTTTTAGTGCTGGAAAATGAAATAAAGCAACAATGGCAGTTGAAAACTGAATCCAAACCAGGGTTTCGCTCAATATTTTTTGGGTATTGCTAAATGATACCATGTTACTAAAAAGCTTGTCCTTCTTTTGATGCTGGGGGTATGATTTGCCCATGATTTAAGGACATCACTTCTGTATCATCTCTTTGATCCCTTACCATGATATAACTCATTTGTTTTAAATTTCTCTTCATGAATCCCTCGTAGGTATTGATGTCTAATGGATTAAAATCAGTGTAAATGCCTCTTGTATTTTTAATTACTGGTAATAGAATAAGTGTGTGCTTTCTTTCGTAAAGCCTAGTAATATCGTCATTTAATAGTTTTTTTAAGTTTTCATATCCTGGGTTAGCCCACTTTGTGTTTAAAGGATAGGATGCATAATACATTCTTATAGCCAATTTATTGTTTGCATCTGGTTGGTTATGTTTTACATTGCTTTCAATATCATTAATGAATTTTTTTAGTGTGTCTATATCAAATAAAATAGAATTTGCATCATTTTCTACTCCATTTTCTCTATCATTCGCTATGGCTTTGAGCTGCGTTTGCCTATAATTATTAGTCATTTCTTGTATTAAGCTATACCGTAATGTGCTTGGTTTAGAACTAGGTGTATTAGAAGCTGTGTCTGTTTTTTTTGGTGGATAGTAATAAGCATATACGCCAAAAGCAATAAGGAGCACTGCAATAATGAGAGTTAAATGTTTCTTTTCCATTTGATTAATTTGAAATTATATAATAAATATACTTTTTAATTATACAAAATAGCTAAGGATAAGTTAAGAAAACTAGGTGTATCGACTCGTTTTTATCACCGTTAAACAACGGTATAATTTACCGCTTTTTAAGCGTCAAAATTCAGTTTTATAACCTTTGATTGTCGCCTATAGGTCTTGCACCTTTGTAGGGTATAAGATGATAGTCACAACTTATAAATAGAGGGATGAGAAAAAACTTACGAAGAATAAAACAGTTTATCAACTTGGTGCGAGTGGAAATAGAGTTTTGCAAAACCATATTACATAAACTATAAAACACCCTACATCTATCAAAACTAATCCCAAAAAATTTTAGTTAGAGTTACCTGTCCTGGTTTCAGGCAGGTAACTTTTTAAAGCTGTTATTCCAGCTATTCATAATCCTCTGTTTCTGAGGAGCCAAAAAAGTGCTTGAAAAATTAACATCTCATAAATCCTAATAACTGAGGATTCGCTTTACTGAAGAAGTGCGCCCCTAATCTTTATCCTGTAATACCTTATTGCTATGTTTTTCGATGCGACGTAATACCAGGCGAACGGTTAAACAACGGTAAAAGTTATAGCTGTTTAAACATTTAAATACAGTCTTATGCACGTTGATTACCAATGAATTGCGCTGCAAATTTGTATCAGGCAATCAATAAAAGATGCTTTATAGATGGATTAACTCATTAATATATTTTAAATAATAAAGGAGTATTCCGAAAATCCTTAAAAGAGTAGGAGTAAAAATTAAATCTAAACAATATGAAAAAATCAATTTTACTACTAATCGCATTAGCTTTTAGTACCGTTGCATTCTCGCAAGTAAAATTTACTAAAGCGGAGCAACAACAAATGCAAAGAATTCTGGGTAAAGATTTTACTGCAGTATTAGGTAAGCAGGGACAATTGGCAGTTGTTACACCAGACAAAGTTGGGCAACTGACATCTACAGCAAGAGGTAGCTTTAAAGGAATGCCTGGACTTGCAGCCAATGCAGTTTTAGCGGCTTACGAAAAATGGTGGGTTTATAAGCAAAGTACCGATTTGCTTAAGTCAAAATTGGGAGAAGAGCGTTTTAACCAATTAAATAAAATCCTTACTAAAAAAGGATTAGATATTAAAGCAGTTGAAAAACCAGTAGAATTTACCAGAGCAGAGCAACAACAATTGCAGAAAGTTTTAGGTAGGAACTTTACAGCAGTACTAGGTGAGCAGGGACAACTTGCAGTTGTTACACCAGATAAAGTTGGACAATTAAAATCTACATCAAGGGGTGGTTTTAGTGGGATGCCTGGACTTGCGGCTAATGCAATTTTGGCAGCTTACGAAAAATGGTGGGTTTATAAACAAAGTGGTGATGTGCTTAAGTCTAAATTAGGAGAAGAACGTTTTAACCAATTAAATACAATCCTTGCTAAAAAAGGATTATACTAAATATTTACCAATATAGTGTAGATGTAATTCTACACTATATTAATGTTATTTAAATCAATAGAGAACCTAAAAATACCGAAAATGAACTCATATACAATTAAAAGTGTTTTGAAGGATAATGTTTTTTACAACATTACCTATTGCTATAATACAAACCAATTAGAAGTCTTTAGAATTTTGGTGGCTCTTTTTGCAATTATCTCTATGTATACATTGGTTTTGGATTACGATGTTTTTTTTGCACCAAATGGTATAGTTAATTGGGAGGTGTCTAATGCAAATGCACTCTGGTTTGAGTGCCATCCACAGAAAATAGCCGATTTTTTAAGCATGCCACCCAATTATGTAATGATTGCAATTCTTACACTGTATTTTTTGGGGCTTATTGCTTTATTGTTAGGGATTTATACAAGGCTATCAGCTATTATTTGCCTAATCACATTTACATTAATTACCAATGTAATGTCTTCTTTCGCATTTGGAGTAGATATTTATCAATCAGTATGCTTTTTTTTCCTAACTATATTTCCAACAGGTTATAGTTTGTCGTTAATGAAAAAAGATGATTACCCTAACCTTAATCAGGTTAAGCAAATATGCATAAGGGTATTGCAGTTATACCTCATTATAACTTATATATCGGCTGGATTTGAGAAAGCATTTATGCCAAACTGGTGGAATGGGAGGTTTATCTATTTCCTTAGCAATGACCCAACCATAATGACCACGACTTTTTTCCCAAAAGACCAAAATAGCCTTTTCTATATCTTTTTTGGAGTTATGGTGGTGTTTATAGAATCATTGTATTTCATGTTAGTATGGTTTAAGAAAACTCGCCTCTACATATTAATCATAATTATATCAATGCATTTGTTTATTGCACTCTTTATGGACTTGTTGTTCTTCGGATTGTTGCTTATTGTATTAAACGTGGTTTGCTGGTACCCAGCAATATTAGCTAATCTTAAAATTAAAGAAAATGATAAAAGCATATAAAATTACTTTCAGAATAATATTGTTAATTGTTTTGTTATCGGTAATGAAAGTTAGCGTTTGGATTGATAAAAATATTGACTGTTATGCACTTTCAGTTACAGAGTCATTTATTTTTAGAGTTACAAGGTTGAACTGGCAGTATGGATTTTTCACCAGTAAGTCTAATAATTACCAATTCATTAAAAGTGATATTAGCTTGGTAGATCCTGCTAATACCTCAAGAAATATAATCATTGCAAAAGACAGTGGTTTGGATAAACTAGTTCTGCCTATAAACGCCGTTAGAGTTAACTCTTCAATTCAACAAATGGTTAGAGATACACTCTATTTGGAGGCTGGATCTAGATCTATAGCATTATTTTTATTTAAAAATTTTCCATCCTATAGAAATATAGATTTCTCTATACAAACCTATAACAGAAAAATTAAAGTTGATCAGACTAGATTTAAACTTTCAACTAAGCTTGATACCTTATTTAATCGTAGAATTAGTTACTAAACGAAAAGAAGGAGCGTGGTGGTGGGATCGAATCGTTACTATAGAACAGGGAAACATTAAGAAGTTACTAATGGAATTAATTACCATTAACTATTAGGCCAAAAACTGTAACTGTTCGATCTCTTCTTTCCAGCGTTTTCTGCTGTTAATTACAAATTTTTCGACTAGGCCGTGTTTAGTAGTTATCTGTAATCCGTTAGGTATAATTCCCAAAGAACTGTAGAAAGTGATTGCTGTAATGTCGGTAATATCAATTCGTTGTTGGTGGTTTTGAATATTAAAACTATGCGATTTAAATTCTAACCTGTCTTTAAACAAATATAATTTTCCACCAACTGCCTCTGCTCCTTTAAAATGGTTGGCTCTTCCAGAGAGAATAATTTCTTCTCCATTGTCGTTAATACTAGTTTGCTTGGCTACGATTTTAGAACTGGCAAAGAAATAAATAAACACCCCGAAAAGTACTCCTCCAATGGGAGCTGTAATAGCTGCAAAAGGAATGCTGACCATATAGGTTTCTATCACTCCAAACACTACAGCGAAAATCACAGCCGCGTAAAATGAATCTCTTAATAAAACTTTTTTTTCGGTAGTCATAATTAAGGATTGATATCCAAGTTAAACCTTCTGCGCATTTCTTCTATCTGTGGGTTTTTTTCTACCATATAAGCGTATTTATCCTTATTGGTATAAATTCTTTTTTTAGATAGGTTTTCGGCTTTTTTAGAAACGATTTGTAAATCGAAATTCTTTAACGCAGAGCGAAGAAAATTTAACAATTCAACTTTTTCATCCTGCAAGGTGCTTTCTAAAGCTAAATTTTCTACCAACACAGTAATTTCGGTCCCATTAATTATTGGGTCGTTATTCATTAAGGTGTACAAATGAATCTTATCCGCATCCTTTGCTTTTTGAGTGTAAACTTTCCAAAGCTCTAAAAACTGCTCATCAGTAAAAGCTTCTTTTTCGTTGCTCGAAATGTATTTTGGACCTTTATCTTCATCGCCTGTGGCAATACGCTCTAAATCTGTGAGCGAGGGAATTAAAGAAGCAACCTTATTAGTGCTTAACGGCTGTATTTTAATTGAACCTGTAGATTGCTTAGGCAAGGTAATCGGCCTATTCGGTTCTGGTGCTTTTGTAGGTAAAGGAATATCTAAATGGTCAGGTAAATCCTGCAGTGCTTCTCTTTCTACAAAGTCTTTAAGGTCAGCTACGCTAGCATTTTCAACTTTCGGACTTTCAGACTTTCCGACTGCTGTTTGCTCTTCGCTTTGGTCTTTGGTCTTTGGTCTTTCAGCTTCTACACTTTTAATTAAAGTTTTTTTTTTATCCTGATCTAAGTCAGTTGCTGTAGGTTGGTTTGCAAGTTGGATTACCGAAGGAATGTGGCACATTTTGATGAGCGACAGTTCCACTTGCAACCGTTGATTTTTGCTGTTTTTATAAACTAAATCGCACTGGTTAGCTAAGTTCAAAGCAGTTAAGATAAACCCTAAATCTGCAGATTTACTTTGGGCCAAGTATTTTTGCTTAATGGTTTCACTAACTTCTAACAATTGTACAGTTTGTGCATCTTTAGCAACCAGTAAATTTCTAAAGTGACTAGCCAAACCATTGATGAAGTTATTGCCATCAAAACCATTATTTAAAATCTCATTAAATAAAAGTAATGTCTGGCTCACATCGCCATTGCATAAAAAATCAGTTAGCTTAAAATAATAATCGTAATCTAAAATGTTAAGGTTATCAATTACCGCTTTATAAGTTATGTTTCTATTGGTATAACTTACAATTTGGTCGAACATTGAAAGCGCATCACGTAAACCACCATCTGCTTTTTGCGCAAGGATGTGCAAACCATCGTTATCAACAGTAATGTTTTCACGAACGGCAATTTTATTTAAGTGACCAGCAATGTCTTCAACTTGTATTCTATTGAAATCAAAAATCTGACAACGAGATAAAATGGTTGGCAAAATCTTATGTTTCTCAGTAGTTGCTAATATGAAAATAGCATAAGAAGGTGGTTCTTCTAATGTTTTAAGAAATGCGTTAAATGCATTCGCCGAAAGCATGTGAACCTCATCTATGATGTAGATTTTGTATTTTCCTGCTTGTGGTGGTATTCGAACTTGCTCAATTAAGCTCCTGATGTCATCAACGGAGTTGTTTGATGCCGCATCTAATTCGTGGAAGTTAAATGAATGTCCTGTTTGAAATGAAACACAACTTTCGCAAGTTCCGCAAGCTTCAGTTTCTGCAGAAAGATTGGTACAGTTAATTGTTTTTGCTAGGATACGAGCACAAGTAGTTTTACCCACGCCACGCGGACCGCAAAACAAAAATGCCTGAGCCAGTTGGTTGTTTTTAATGGCATTTTGTAAAGTACCCGTAATATGCTGCTGTCCAACTACGGTTTCAAACGTAGCTGGACGATATTTACGTGCCGAAACAATAAAATTTTCCATCGCAACGAAAATAGGAATTTTTGTTGAGGTTGAAATGTTGAAAGTTATAATGTTGAAAAGTTACCTTTTGAGAGAGTCGTCATCCGATGAGTATACGCTCCCTGTAAATCTTATTGGAGGACTAGTTTGTGGTTTTTTTTGAAAATGAAAATCAGTGGTTTTTGGCTAGTGTAGTCCTGCTGTTCGTTTCAATCTTTTTTGTGCTGTCACACTGAGCGTAGTCGAAGTGCCAGTTCATCAAAAAAGTATTTCCACTACCATCAGGTTTATTTAAGAAAGGCTTGTGCGGAAAGCTGAAATGCTCAAGCAAAACTATGAGGGGAAATCACTTGCCAAGAACCACTGCCTATGTTATATAAACCCCTGCCTGCGGCAGGCAGGCGACAGAAGGCGGGACTGATCCCGATAGCTATCGGCAAGCGATGTAAAACTAACACTGTTTTTCAAGCGATAAAGTTAGTCTGCAGTTGTTTGTGTGTCATGCTGAGCGTAGTCGAAGCACTCGCAATAAACTCTTCGACTACGCTCAGAGTGACATTTAATTTTACGAACGGACTACTTTATTATCGATTTCAGTTCCTTCCTATATTCCGAAGCACTTTTGCCAGTAAACTCTTTAAATAACTTATTAAAATGGCTGAAATTATGAAAACCACTTTCGTAACTAATGTTAGCTATGCTGATGGGTTTTTCTGCCAGTAGTTTAGAAGCATGAACAATTCTATACTCATTCACAAACCTTGTAAATGTCTTTTTGGTAATCTTTTTAAAATACCTGCAAAAAGAAGGAACTGTCATGCTAGCCATTTCTGCAATGTCATCTAAACTAATTTCTTCTAAAAAATGGTCCTTAACATAGTTAAAAACCATATTAATCCTGTCATTGTCTTGAACTTGCATTTCTAGCGAGAAATTCTGTGCATTTAACAAGGTATAGTCTGAAGCCTGTTCAAGTTCTCGTAAAACACTTAATAGTGCCAGTAATTTCTCGAACGACCATAAACTATTCATTTTTTCTAAAGTTGGTCCAACGAGTTTCATGGTGTCTTTGCCGAAGGCAATACCGTATTTAGCTTTTTCGAATAAGTTGGCGATGCCCTTGGTTTCTTTAAGTGATAAAAAGTCTGTACCCAGAAAATCGGGCTTCATCTGTATTACAACCTCATTTTTGTTGCCAGTGGTTTCATCCGTAAAACCGCAATGTGGTAAATTAGTACCTATTAAAATTAAATCACCTTCGGTGTAATAAGAAATATGGCTTCCGATTTGTCGCTTGCCTGAGCCTCCATTTACAAACACCATCTCGATTTCTGGATGATAATGCCATAGGTGTGCCTTGTTGTTGGCATTCTCTACATATTTAGAGTAAGAGAAAGAACTCCCAAAAGAAGGTTCAACAATTTCGAAACTCGGACGTATCTTTTTCATAATGCATACAAAATTAACTTAAAATTTATGGTCTATTGTTAAATTATTGTAAACTAACTATTATATGGGGTAATTTTGCATAGATAGTAGAGAATATGGCATAAAAAACGGGTAAAAATCGATAGTACATTTGTATATCACAAAATTGATAACCCTTTAAAACAATATAATTATGAAAAATTTCTTAAAAATCGGATTGTTAGCAGGTATATTATTAACTTCTTCAGTTGCGTTTGCAGACGAAGATAATTTCTCATTGAAAGCTAACGCTAAAACAGAAAAATCATTAGTGTTTTTTATATCAGAAGCACAAGATATTAACATCACAATTTACGGAGCTAACGATGAGCTTTTATACGATCAAAAAATACATGCGTCAAAGCCATCTACTAAAATCTATAATTTGGAAGAATTCCCTGATGGAAAATATACTGTAAAATTAGAGAACGAAACTAAGTTAATCGAATACAAAGTAATTATCGAGAATGGTAAAACTGTAGTTTCTGAGCCAGCAACAATTGAGCTTTTCAAGCCAGTTTTAACTAAAGATAATGAAACCATTACTCTTAATATGGAAAACACGCCAAGCGGTGAGGTTGAGGTTAAAATCTTAAATGAATACAATGAGGAATTGTATACTAAAGTTTTTGCTGCAAAAACTAAATTAACTAAAAAGTTTAACGTAGATAAAACAGATGCAAAAGAATTAACATTTGTTGTTAAGTCTAAAAACCAAGAGTTTGTTAAAACTATTCAATTGAATTAATACTCTAAAAATTAATATGAAGGGGTTGTCTGCTAAAGGCAATCCCTTTTTTTGTGTTTTAATACGTAGTCTCTTTCAGAATGATAGTATTTGTAACTATTAGTGTGGTTTAAAAGTCTTAATAGAAATTAAACCTATTTTACAATGAAAAAATTCTTACTAATAACTGTTATGTTGTTTGCGCTAGCTATTGGAGTAAAAGCGCAAGTAGATACCGTTAATGCGCAAAACAACAAGTTGCAACTACAGAACTTAAAGCTTGGCACAAGCGAATACTTGGTTTACATGACAGATTCGCTTTTTACAAAAAGAACCATAGGCGACATTTGGCAGCGAACAACATCAATTAAAAATTTTCAAAATAAACAAGCCATCGAGTTCAAGTGGAATTGGATGAAAGGTGATACCACAATGGCTACAATTATTAATATCTGCGATGCTAAAACATTAGCGCCAATTTACCATTATGCGAATTATAAAGGCAGAGGTGTTATTGCCTACGGCTATCGAGATGGTTTTATGATCCCATCAGATACCATTAAAAATAACATGGCGGTTAAAAAAGGTAAGGTAGAATTAACCATACCAGTTATTAGCTGGGAACAAGATTTAGAGACGTATGCATTATTGCCCATAAAAAGGGTGGGTCAGAAATTTGATATTTCCTTTTTTGATCCAAATGAGGCAAAACCAAGTTACCACAGGTATGAAGTTGTAGGTAAAGATGAATTGGCTCTAAATAGCGAAGTAAAAGTTAAATGTTGGTTACTAAAAATTAACTATACGGCAGATAGTTACGCTACTTTTTGGTTAACGGAGAAGAATAAGGAAGTTATTAAAATGCAAGAATACTTTAGAGGTAAGTATAGGATTAAGGTGAAGCAGTATTAATAATATGTAAGATGTTAAATGTAAGATGGTACCGATTAATTACGTCTTCCATTTTCCATA encodes the following:
- a CDS encoding response regulator transcription factor, with product MKTRIVIVDDHILIAKALSAILANFEQFEVLYECENGKDLQEKCKHPRNVPDVVLLDISMPIMDGFETAAWLKETYPDVLIMALSMQDDENSLIKMIKSGAKGYLLKNVHPTVLADALNHLVKNGHYYPDWAASKLFSSISNGTKQSDKKDFNDREKTFLRFSVTEMSYKEIANQMNCSTRTVEGYRDSLFEKLELKTRVGLAVYAMKNGFDT
- a CDS encoding sensor histidine kinase produces the protein MAAISFVIQYKNKKKESITQLQQQHVLHQKELLATQIEIQTQTMQHIGREIHDNVGQKLTLASLYTQQLAFENEALPISNKITGIGELINDALSELRHLSKSLTDDHIDTNDISILLKEEFAKIEVLKKYKLNLKVDFESIPLNYQAKSLLLRVVQEFIQNSIKHASCKTISATLVKNGKQLTLTLNDDGKGFNAEKLAEKGIGLSNIKKRIALIGGSYYMESKEGDGTKLTIEISI
- a CDS encoding DNA polymerase III subunit gamma/tau; translated protein: MENFIVSARKYRPATFETVVGQQHITGTLQNAIKNNQLAQAFLFCGPRGVGKTTCARILAKTINCTNLSAETEACGTCESCVSFQTGHSFNFHELDAASNNSVDDIRSLIEQVRIPPQAGKYKIYIIDEVHMLSANAFNAFLKTLEEPPSYAIFILATTEKHKILPTILSRCQIFDFNRIQVEDIAGHLNKIAVRENITVDNDGLHILAQKADGGLRDALSMFDQIVSYTNRNITYKAVIDNLNILDYDYYFKLTDFLCNGDVSQTLLLFNEILNNGFDGNNFINGLASHFRNLLVAKDAQTVQLLEVSETIKQKYLAQSKSADLGFILTALNLANQCDLVYKNSKNQRLQVELSLIKMCHIPSVIQLANQPTATDLDQDKKKTLIKSVEAERPKTKDQSEEQTAVGKSESPKVENASVADLKDFVEREALQDLPDHLDIPLPTKAPEPNRPITLPKQSTGSIKIQPLSTNKVASLIPSLTDLERIATGDEDKGPKYISSNEKEAFTDEQFLELWKVYTQKAKDADKIHLYTLMNNDPIINGTEITVLVENLALESTLQDEKVELLNFLRSALKNFDLQIVSKKAENLSKKRIYTNKDKYAYMVEKNPQIEEMRRRFNLDINP
- a CDS encoding AraC family transcriptional regulator encodes the protein MKKIRPSFEIVEPSFGSSFSYSKYVENANNKAHLWHYHPEIEMVFVNGGSGKRQIGSHISYYTEGDLILIGTNLPHCGFTDETTGNKNEVVIQMKPDFLGTDFLSLKETKGIANLFEKAKYGIAFGKDTMKLVGPTLEKMNSLWSFEKLLALLSVLRELEQASDYTLLNAQNFSLEMQVQDNDRINMVFNYVKDHFLEEISLDDIAEMASMTVPSFCRYFKKITKKTFTRFVNEYRIVHASKLLAEKPISIANISYESGFHNFSHFNKLFKEFTGKSASEYRKELKSIIK